One Paenibacillus sp. FSL W8-0186 genomic window carries:
- a CDS encoding LysR family transcriptional regulator, with protein sequence MDLNDLRIFQCVAMHGSISKAAQELSYVQSNVTARIKLLERELHTELFYRHNRGMILNTEGKRLLEYANDILARFDEMRKVFQGSSTPSGILEIGIVETVIALPELLSSYLQHYPNVDLSLKAGVTEQLLQEVIDFKLDGAFVTGPIQHPLIEQYEVFQEELVIVSKGTEFSLDEITAKPLLLYNKGCSYRERLESWLREEGIVPKKIMEFGTFDTIIGSVAAGIGLTIVPQSTVGYVAAQGTLHCHRVPDPYREVTTVFIRRKDSHITSSIQAFIDEIIKVGSTLPTAL encoded by the coding sequence ATGGACTTGAATGACTTGCGGATATTCCAGTGTGTAGCCATGCATGGCAGCATCAGCAAGGCTGCGCAGGAGCTGAGCTATGTGCAGTCCAATGTCACGGCCAGAATCAAGCTGCTGGAACGTGAGCTGCATACCGAACTATTTTACCGGCATAACCGGGGTATGATTCTCAATACGGAAGGGAAGCGGCTGCTGGAGTATGCGAACGATATTTTGGCCAGATTTGATGAGATGAGGAAAGTATTTCAGGGGTCGTCCACACCATCCGGCATCCTGGAGATCGGCATCGTGGAGACCGTCATCGCGCTGCCGGAGCTGTTATCCTCTTACCTGCAGCATTATCCCAACGTCGACCTGTCCCTGAAGGCAGGCGTCACCGAGCAGCTGCTGCAGGAAGTGATCGACTTCAAACTGGACGGCGCGTTTGTGACGGGGCCTATCCAGCATCCGCTAATTGAGCAGTACGAGGTGTTCCAGGAGGAGCTGGTGATTGTCTCCAAGGGAACGGAATTTTCACTCGACGAAATTACCGCCAAACCACTCCTGCTATACAATAAAGGCTGCAGTTATCGCGAGAGATTGGAGAGCTGGCTTAGGGAAGAGGGCATCGTTCCGAAGAAAATCATGGAGTTCGGCACGTTCGATACGATTATCGGCAGCGTGGCCGCCGGCATCGGGCTGACGATCGTACCGCAATCTACTGTCGGATACGTGGCCGCACAGGGAACACTCCACTGCCATCGTGTGCCGGACCCTTACCGCGAGGTTACCACGGTGTTTATCCGCCGGAAGGACTCCCATATTACGAGCTCGATCCAGGCCTTTATCGATGAAATCATTAAGGTGGGAAGCACGCTGCCGACGGCTTTATAG
- the ald gene encoding alanine dehydrogenase, translated as MIVGVPKEIKNNEHRVGMTPASVLSYVQAGHEVWIESGAGLSVGFADEDYKAAGAKIVPAAADAWSAEMVVKVKEPVAEEFQYLREGLILFAYLHLAPEPSLTKELTGRGVTAIAYETIQLDTGALPLLSPMSEVAGRMAIQIGSHFLEKSNGGKGVLLSGVPGVEPGKVTIIGGGMVGVNAAKVALGLGADVRIIDLNLDRLRQLDDQFQGRVKTLVSNPFSIADSVKQADLLIGAVLIPGARTPRLVSEEMVKTMSPGSVIVDVAVDQGGSIETIDRITTHDQPTYVKHGVIHYAVANMPGAVARTSTLALTNVTTPYGLQIANKGYAKAALDNPALAKGINVLSGHVTYKAVADAQNLSYTDVYSLLNP; from the coding sequence ATGATTGTAGGGGTGCCTAAAGAGATCAAGAACAATGAGCATCGCGTCGGCATGACGCCTGCTTCGGTATTGTCCTATGTTCAGGCTGGGCATGAGGTATGGATCGAGAGCGGAGCCGGACTTAGCGTCGGTTTCGCGGATGAGGATTATAAGGCCGCAGGTGCAAAAATCGTGCCCGCGGCGGCCGACGCTTGGTCGGCAGAGATGGTCGTCAAAGTGAAGGAGCCAGTAGCCGAGGAGTTCCAGTACCTCCGCGAAGGCCTCATTTTGTTCGCTTACCTCCATCTGGCTCCCGAGCCTTCACTAACCAAGGAGCTTACCGGCCGCGGCGTGACTGCTATCGCTTACGAGACCATTCAGCTGGATACAGGCGCACTGCCCCTCCTGTCGCCGATGAGTGAGGTTGCGGGACGGATGGCGATACAGATCGGCTCTCATTTCCTGGAGAAATCCAATGGCGGCAAAGGCGTGCTGCTCAGCGGGGTGCCTGGCGTAGAGCCTGGTAAGGTAACGATTATCGGCGGGGGAATGGTCGGCGTTAACGCGGCAAAGGTTGCTCTTGGCCTCGGTGCGGACGTTCGCATTATCGATTTGAACCTCGACCGGCTGCGCCAGTTGGATGATCAGTTCCAGGGCCGGGTCAAGACGCTTGTCTCCAACCCGTTCAGCATTGCTGACAGCGTCAAGCAGGCCGATCTTCTGATCGGAGCCGTTCTGATTCCGGGAGCGCGTACGCCAAGGCTCGTTAGCGAAGAGATGGTGAAGACGATGTCTCCGGGCTCTGTCATTGTCGATGTGGCCGTGGATCAGGGCGGTTCCATTGAGACGATCGACCGGATTACGACCCACGATCAGCCGACCTACGTCAAGCATGGGGTCATCCATTATGCCGTAGCGAACATGCCCGGGGCGGTAGCACGCACCTCGACATTGGCATTGACGAACGTAACTACGCCGTACGGTCTGCAAATTGCCAATAAGGGCTATGCCAAGGCAGCGTTGGACAACCCTGCGCTGGCGAAAGGCATTAACGTCTTAAGCGGCCATGTGACCTACAAAGCTGTAGCCGACGCGCAGAATCTTTCTTATACAGACGTATACAGCCTGCTGAATCCGTAG
- a CDS encoding helix-turn-helix domain-containing protein codes for MGVLNLPEGEKKFQLTRHAPAEALRFFVKHYWIVEWDLSGQPSYQQDVLPNPCVNLVVEQQKTAIFGISTVKYSHLLEGKGTVFGVKFKPGGFYPFMKSPVSKLTGQGTSTLDILGVAPQQLEDSLLQLSDSADMIGVMDALLLERLPQQDPYVTLLNDLIDHIHRHRELTAVKQLSEYAQMSIRTLQRLFNQYVGVHPKWVIQLYRLQNAAELLDYGYASPLPELAAELGYFDQSHFIRDFKAIIGITPEEYIRRRS; via the coding sequence ATGGGAGTACTAAATCTGCCAGAAGGGGAGAAAAAGTTCCAGCTGACTCGCCATGCCCCGGCAGAAGCGCTCCGCTTCTTTGTGAAGCATTACTGGATCGTTGAATGGGATTTGAGTGGACAACCCTCCTACCAGCAGGACGTGCTCCCCAATCCATGCGTCAATTTGGTGGTGGAACAGCAAAAGACGGCGATTTTCGGCATCTCTACGGTAAAATACTCCCATCTGCTCGAAGGGAAGGGCACGGTATTCGGGGTTAAATTCAAACCGGGCGGTTTCTATCCCTTTATGAAAAGCCCTGTGTCCAAGCTAACCGGACAAGGCACCAGCACACTGGATATTCTCGGAGTGGCCCCGCAGCAATTGGAGGACAGCCTCCTGCAGCTTTCAGACAGCGCTGACATGATTGGCGTCATGGACGCTTTATTGCTGGAACGTCTACCGCAGCAGGATCCTTATGTTACACTGCTTAACGATCTGATTGACCACATTCACCGCCACCGCGAGCTTACAGCAGTGAAGCAGCTTTCCGAGTATGCGCAAATGAGCATCCGCACGCTGCAGCGGCTGTTCAACCAATACGTGGGCGTACATCCGAAATGGGTCATTCAATTGTACCGTCTGCAGAATGCCGCCGAGCTGCTTGATTACGGCTATGCCTCGCCGCTCCCGGAGCTTGCTGCCGAGCTGGGTTATTTTGACCAATCGCATTTCATTCGGGACTTCAAGGCGATCATCGGCATTACGCCTGAGGAATATATCCGGAGACGCAGCTAG
- a CDS encoding SRPBCC family protein yields MELKYEFYINAEPGKVWDALIQPEGTKAAFFGCTLRSTFEEGAAFAYVGPGAEGDETVHLYGEVLAFEPHKVFSGIEHPGPAYFDNHAELESRFTFTLEAVGQCTKLTLVNDRFTPNHPSLQKAEQSWWMILSGIKTYVETGSTLDFGW; encoded by the coding sequence TTGGAATTGAAATACGAGTTCTATATTAACGCCGAGCCGGGGAAAGTGTGGGATGCGCTGATTCAGCCGGAAGGAACCAAGGCGGCCTTTTTTGGCTGCACTCTGCGTTCTACCTTCGAAGAGGGGGCTGCCTTTGCTTACGTAGGCCCGGGAGCTGAGGGGGATGAGACCGTCCATCTATACGGAGAGGTGCTCGCCTTCGAACCGCATAAAGTATTTAGCGGCATAGAGCATCCCGGCCCCGCCTATTTCGACAACCATGCTGAACTGGAATCACGGTTTACTTTTACGCTTGAAGCCGTGGGCCAATGCACGAAGCTGACTTTGGTTAATGACCGTTTTACCCCGAACCATCCTAGCCTGCAGAAGGCGGAACAGAGCTGGTGGATGATTCTCAGCGGCATTAAGACCTATGTGGAAACAGGAAGCACGCTTGATTTTGGCTGGTGA
- a CDS encoding RDD family protein encodes MKQGLEELPVPPYRPLSMLLRRAGATLIDYILFAALVRSAMNIDQLFMMQDTHMLFVLLGVILLILSYYVLLEGLTGCTIGKRVIRIRVVDRYGEPPGLYRALIRSVLRVLDCNPLLLGGLPAALGIVMTDRGQRFGDMAAHTFVVKTCDSPSCTMNRGKEVIAITFAAAPIVLAAILPMIMRVNPLPEERASKEAYTDEKIHISHSGMFKITTSPDWLFDPNLDNEADISISNRFSNKYLAVFSESKKRFKDGCTLEQYLEYAEQSFAAGLAHSPIYKPRATVINGYPAYQFAVEQEVNGVKVAYIVTTIETKLYYHWITVWTDAAKYKEYQQELHSVIRTFNNFTT; translated from the coding sequence TTGAAGCAGGGTCTTGAAGAATTGCCGGTGCCGCCCTATCGGCCCTTATCGATGTTGCTGAGGCGCGCAGGAGCAACCCTAATCGATTATATACTGTTTGCCGCACTGGTTCGTTCGGCGATGAATATAGATCAGCTGTTCATGATGCAGGATACGCATATGTTATTCGTTCTACTTGGGGTTATTTTACTGATATTGTCTTACTATGTGCTGCTCGAAGGCTTGACGGGTTGTACGATCGGCAAGCGTGTTATTCGTATCCGCGTGGTCGATCGATACGGGGAGCCGCCGGGGCTGTACAGAGCGCTAATCCGCAGCGTGCTGCGCGTGCTTGACTGCAATCCTCTGCTGCTTGGCGGTCTTCCGGCAGCTCTGGGCATTGTTATGACGGATCGGGGACAGCGGTTCGGGGATATGGCTGCACACACCTTTGTGGTGAAGACGTGCGATTCACCTTCTTGTACGATGAACCGCGGGAAGGAGGTTATCGCCATAACCTTTGCGGCTGCACCCATTGTACTGGCAGCCATACTCCCGATGATCATGCGGGTCAATCCCCTTCCGGAGGAGAGAGCGTCTAAGGAAGCATATACCGATGAGAAAATACATATCAGCCATAGCGGCATGTTCAAAATTACGACGAGCCCGGATTGGCTGTTTGATCCCAATCTGGACAATGAGGCGGATATCTCGATTTCCAATCGGTTCTCGAATAAATATTTAGCCGTTTTCTCCGAGTCTAAGAAGCGTTTCAAGGATGGCTGCACGCTGGAGCAATATCTGGAATACGCCGAGCAGAGCTTCGCCGCAGGCCTTGCCCATTCGCCAATTTATAAACCCCGGGCTACTGTAATTAACGGATATCCGGCTTATCAGTTTGCCGTTGAACAGGAAGTGAACGGGGTGAAGGTCGCATATATTGTGACCACAATCGAGACGAAGCTGTATTATCATTGGATTACTGTATGGACGGATGCCGCTAAATATAAGGAATATCAGCAGGAGCTGCATTCCGTAATCCGCACTTTTAACAATTTTACGACTTAA
- a CDS encoding sensor histidine kinase encodes MSKFLRFNTLRNQILLGFMLVMIIVLASVGFFTFGQVSVLLSNNAEKHIQQTAVQATGKLDALLQQINTLTAQVAMSATTQRLLSEEMAGVPISFTDRQLLQQEVRKYEAYATGIRSLELYTADYRRLLPLDDFRLTERVSSEWIDRVDEQMGRLVWFGLDPQNPDGVIAIRSIRLIDQSFSHAGYLMVHIEKSYFELAEATEREMRESMGLFDQSGKTIFSDFPQEVDSRMLLSHVGESITIDGTSYIAIQKQSEATGWTLAILTPMSYVTEGISVLRTTILVSGVVGGLLFLIFTLILSTMITRPILNLIKAMRGARFGTLKTSPITSTTMEIHELNNSYNQMVVDLNELIEVVYEKEILQSRTELKALQAQINPHFLFNTLEAFYWELEDKGEEELAQIVVAMSGLFRYVITKMDEDEWVTLGDELDHAERYLKIMAMRMMDRLSWRIEADEDCRRVPVPKLLIQPLVENAILHGVEQRVGPGTVILRVEQASRPGFTRVTVQDDGPGMDQERLRYLYAVMRKGHVSATKGHGIGMVNVERRLRLSFDSSTEGLEIKSEKGQGTTVSFEIPNEYGSDMSHEDDTYRG; translated from the coding sequence TTGTCAAAGTTTTTGCGGTTTAACACACTGCGCAATCAAATTTTACTCGGTTTCATGCTGGTTATGATCATCGTGCTGGCTTCTGTCGGCTTTTTTACGTTTGGCCAAGTCTCCGTCCTGCTGAGCAACAATGCGGAGAAGCATATTCAGCAAACTGCGGTTCAAGCCACGGGCAAACTGGATGCCCTCCTGCAGCAAATCAATACGCTGACCGCCCAGGTGGCGATGAGCGCAACGACGCAGCGGCTCCTCTCCGAAGAGATGGCAGGGGTGCCAATCAGTTTCACAGACCGCCAGCTGCTCCAGCAGGAGGTGCGCAAATATGAGGCTTATGCGACAGGCATACGCTCGCTTGAGTTGTACACGGCCGATTACCGAAGACTGCTGCCGCTCGATGATTTCAGATTGACTGAACGGGTGTCCAGCGAGTGGATTGACCGGGTCGATGAGCAAATGGGTCGGCTGGTGTGGTTTGGCCTCGATCCTCAGAATCCTGACGGAGTTATCGCCATCCGCAGTATCCGGCTAATCGACCAGTCGTTCTCACATGCCGGGTATTTAATGGTTCATATTGAGAAAAGCTATTTCGAGCTAGCCGAGGCGACGGAGCGCGAAATGCGCGAATCGATGGGGCTATTCGACCAATCCGGGAAAACGATATTTTCTGATTTTCCCCAAGAGGTGGATTCGAGGATGCTGCTCAGCCATGTCGGGGAGAGCATTACCATTGACGGCACATCCTATATCGCCATTCAGAAGCAGTCCGAAGCCACGGGCTGGACGCTCGCGATCCTGACTCCTATGAGTTACGTTACCGAGGGGATATCGGTGCTTCGCACTACGATTCTTGTATCAGGCGTAGTTGGCGGCTTGCTCTTTCTGATCTTTACCCTTATTCTATCCACGATGATCACGCGTCCTATTCTGAATCTGATCAAGGCGATGCGCGGCGCCCGCTTCGGGACGCTGAAGACTAGCCCGATTACGTCTACGACAATGGAAATTCATGAACTCAACAACTCTTACAATCAAATGGTTGTCGATCTGAACGAGCTGATTGAAGTCGTTTATGAGAAGGAAATTCTCCAGAGCCGGACGGAGCTGAAGGCGCTTCAGGCTCAGATTAACCCGCATTTTCTGTTTAACACCCTTGAGGCGTTCTACTGGGAGCTGGAGGATAAAGGGGAAGAGGAGCTCGCCCAGATCGTTGTGGCGATGTCCGGATTGTTCCGTTACGTCATTACTAAAATGGATGAGGATGAATGGGTAACGCTCGGCGATGAGCTGGATCACGCGGAAAGATATTTGAAAATCATGGCCATGCGCATGATGGACAGGCTTTCCTGGCGGATTGAAGCGGACGAGGACTGCCGCCGGGTACCCGTACCCAAGCTGCTGATTCAGCCGCTCGTCGAGAACGCCATATTACATGGCGTAGAGCAGCGGGTTGGACCAGGCACGGTCATTTTGCGGGTGGAGCAAGCTAGCCGCCCCGGATTTACCCGGGTGACCGTGCAGGACGACGGCCCTGGAATGGATCAGGAGAGGCTTCGTTACTTGTATGCCGTTATGCGAAAAGGACATGTGAGTGCTACAAAAGGACATGGCATCGGCATGGTTAACGTCGAGCGAAGGCTGCGGCTGAGCTTTGACTCCAGCACCGAGGGGCTCGAAATTAAGAGCGAGAAGGGACAGGGGACCACGGTGTCCTTTGAAATACCGAATGAATATGGGAGTGACATGAGTCATGAAGACGATACTTATCGTGGATGA
- a CDS encoding response regulator, whose amino-acid sequence MKTILIVDDEPRTREGIRKTLEAWSSGRHRIEIASSGVAALEWLQEHEANLLVTDIRMPEIGGLDLIERLENLKNPPVVIVISGHPEFDYAQKALKFGVIEYLLKPLDKLKLIQAVELALQREEKIHRIERMEKLVDPKLMETMEHENAYSTPVRDAIRYLDEHLHESVSMRDLADHLHMNASYFSVLFKEQTGLTFSEYLTKRRIQRAKVLLTTTTLPIAEIAERVGYQTARYFVKVFREMEQVSPGQYRSNVKDPDDTIQ is encoded by the coding sequence ATGAAGACGATACTTATCGTGGATGATGAACCAAGGACACGGGAAGGGATCCGTAAAACGTTGGAGGCCTGGTCCTCCGGCCGACACCGGATTGAAATTGCATCTAGCGGCGTGGCGGCATTGGAGTGGCTGCAGGAGCACGAGGCCAATTTGCTCGTGACCGATATACGGATGCCGGAAATCGGAGGCCTTGATCTTATTGAGCGATTGGAGAATTTGAAGAATCCGCCCGTTGTCATCGTCATTTCCGGTCATCCGGAGTTCGACTATGCACAAAAGGCGCTAAAATTCGGCGTAATCGAATATTTATTGAAGCCGCTGGATAAATTAAAACTCATTCAGGCTGTCGAACTTGCTCTCCAGCGGGAGGAGAAAATCCACCGGATCGAGCGGATGGAAAAGCTGGTCGATCCGAAGCTCATGGAGACGATGGAGCATGAGAATGCATACAGCACCCCGGTTCGCGACGCGATCCGTTATTTGGACGAGCATTTGCACGAATCGGTATCCATGCGCGACTTGGCGGATCACCTTCATATGAATGCCAGCTATTTCAGCGTGCTGTTCAAGGAACAGACGGGCCTTACATTCAGCGAATATTTGACAAAGCGGAGAATTCAGAGGGCGAAGGTCCTGCTTACGACGACAACGCTTCCCATTGCCGAGATTGCGGAGAGGGTCGGATACCAGACGGCCAGATATTTCGTCAAAGTCTTCCGCGAAATGGAGCAGGTAAGCCCTGGGCAATATAGAAGCAACGTAAAGGATCCAGACGACACAATCCAATAA